The DNA sequence TTCGCCCTGCAGTTTCCCTCCGCTGCGGTGCCCTTCATCCTGCTTCGAAGTGTGCCGTCCACTCCCGCGATTGGCAGTGAGTGCAGGTAGATCTCCGAGTTCCTGTGCCGGTGCATGTACTCGAGCAGCGTTACGAGGTTCTTCGGCGATATGTAGTTCATCCGCGCTAGCCCGGAGCCGTCTATGATGCTGATGGCGGTCATGTCGAGCCCCGCCTTGGTCAGGAACTCCCTTTCCACCTCCGCGCCACTCGAAGAAGATCCTCTGTCCTTGAACTCCGCTCCGAGCGTCTTGAGCAGGGTCTCCGCGATCAGGTTGTCGCTCGGCTTGTTCAGCAGTGGAAGTATTTCGCTCATGGGTACGGACTCCCAGGAAGCCGCGATAGCCGCCCCATCGGGCTTCTTGCCGAGGACTGGCCTGCCTCTGACCTGAATCCCATCGCGCTCCAGCATCTCCTTCAGCACGGTGGCCGCGAAAAGCGCCGGCTCCTCCATGGTGATCGCTTCCTCCCCGCCGGTAGCCTTGTAGTCGAGTGGAATCGCTCCGGTTACGCGGATTACGTTGCGTCCTCTGAGCCTGTCCACGGAAACGGTCTTCTCCGCCCCGGCCTTGACCGTCACGGCGTCGTTCTGAATCGTCATATACGACGTCGCGGGGCTGACCCTGATGGTCGGCTTCGAGCCTTCCCTGGCTCCGGGGCGGATATACACGTCCACAACGTTCCGGTTCAGGCAGATCGCACTTAGCTGCGCGGAGTAGTAGTACGGTTCGTCGTCCCAGTTCCATCCCCAGCCGAGACGGACTTGATCGAACCATGTGTCGTCGGCGACGATGTTGCCCTCGACGGCCCTTATGCCGAGCTTCTTCAGCTTCGATGCCATCTCCCGGAGGTGATCCACGCTCAGCACCGGGTCGCCGCGGCCGACCAGCACCGCATCTCCCTTCAGGGTGCCGTCGCCCGCAACGTTTCCGGTCGTATATATGAACGTCTTGAAACGGTATCGCGGCCCGAGTCTGTCGAGTACCGTCGCCGATACTAGCAGCTTGAAGTTCGACGCCGGGATGAAGACGAGGTCGGCGTTCTTCTCGTAGACGCTTCGCCCGTCCTTGAGCGACTTGACCACAATTCCCTGAAGCCCGTGCGCCAGTGCCGGGTCTGCGAGTGCCCTGTCAATGATCTGCGCGACCTCCGGCTCGGTCGCGGCGTACGATAGGGGTGCGAGGACGGAGACTGCCAGTACCAGCATCACGACGCGCCGGACTGTCAACGCTCGGAGTTCTCTCTTCATGAGCGGTTTCCTTTCCAAGAATGGGGATGCCTGGTGGCAAAGAGCGACACAGACTATGTTCCGTCACCGCCGCGTATATGTCCTTCCCAAAGCGTGATCTTCGGTGCTATAATCGCTTCAACCGAAGGTGAGAGGTGATGTAGATGATCGAGATCGTCGAGATTGCGGCGTCGGTGCATGATCTTCCGTTGAAAGAGCCGTTCGAGACAGCCAAGGGTCGCAAGACGTCCTCTCCGGCGGTCGTGATGGAGATGCGGCTCTCTAACGGCATGAGCGCCTTCGGTGCTGCGACTCCGGTTCAATATGTCACCGGAGAGGATACCGGTTCCGTGCTGTCGGCGGTTGATTTCTGCAAGGACGATCTCGCAGGCATGGATCCGCGATCCTACCGGTCGATATTCGAACTGCTGGAGCGCGCCCTTCCGGACGACCGGTCCGCGAGGGCTGGGCTCGAGATTGCCGCGTTGGACGCC is a window from the Armatimonadota bacterium genome containing:
- the dacB gene encoding D-alanyl-D-alanine carboxypeptidase/D-alanyl-D-alanine-endopeptidase, with translation MKRELRALTVRRVVMLVLAVSVLAPLSYAATEPEVAQIIDRALADPALAHGLQGIVVKSLKDGRSVYEKNADLVFIPASNFKLLVSATVLDRLGPRYRFKTFIYTTGNVAGDGTLKGDAVLVGRGDPVLSVDHLREMASKLKKLGIRAVEGNIVADDTWFDQVRLGWGWNWDDEPYYYSAQLSAICLNRNVVDVYIRPGAREGSKPTIRVSPATSYMTIQNDAVTVKAGAEKTVSVDRLRGRNVIRVTGAIPLDYKATGGEEAITMEEPALFAATVLKEMLERDGIQVRGRPVLGKKPDGAAIAASWESVPMSEILPLLNKPSDNLIAETLLKTLGAEFKDRGSSSSGAEVEREFLTKAGLDMTAISIIDGSGLARMNYISPKNLVTLLEYMHRHRNSEIYLHSLPIAGVDGTLRSRMKGTAAEGNCRAKTGYISRVRTLSGYVTSKVGEPLAFSLMMNHHLCSSAEVNAIQDKIVIALAEMD